From the Acidovorax carolinensis genome, one window contains:
- a CDS encoding TetR/AcrR family transcriptional regulator has product MASSEPVLDVRERILDTASSLFYQRGVRAVGVDLVVAEAAVAKTSLYRYFPTKDDLIVAFLEREDVDFWGLWDAVAAQHADDPAGELQAHMQWIGERLARSNYRGCPQINVAAEFAEQDHPARRVAQQHMVTLRSRLQGIAERLGVSRPEALAAQLAVLINGAFVSSGLLSGEEATPVLQAAVQALLAGAQAGSA; this is encoded by the coding sequence ATGGCCTCCAGCGAGCCCGTGCTGGACGTGCGCGAGCGCATCCTCGACACGGCGTCGAGCCTGTTCTACCAACGCGGTGTGCGCGCCGTGGGGGTGGACCTGGTGGTGGCCGAGGCGGCCGTGGCCAAGACCAGCCTGTACCGTTATTTCCCCACCAAGGACGACCTCATCGTGGCGTTTCTGGAGCGCGAGGACGTGGACTTCTGGGGCCTGTGGGATGCGGTGGCGGCGCAACACGCCGACGACCCAGCCGGCGAGCTGCAGGCCCACATGCAGTGGATCGGCGAGCGGCTCGCGCGCTCCAACTACCGGGGCTGCCCGCAGATCAACGTGGCAGCCGAATTTGCCGAGCAGGATCACCCGGCCCGCCGCGTGGCGCAGCAGCATATGGTGACGCTGCGCAGCCGCCTGCAGGGCATTGCAGAGCGGCTGGGCGTATCCCGGCCCGAGGCTCTGGCGGCCCAGTTGGCCGTGCTCATCAATGGGGCGTTCGTGAGTTCAGGCCTGCTCAGCGGCGAGGAGGCAACGCCCGTGCTGCAGGCAGCGGTGCAGGCCTTGCTGGCGGGTGCGCAGGCTGGCAGCGCGTAA
- a CDS encoding saccharopine dehydrogenase NADP-binding domain-containing protein has protein sequence MTSSIPSIAVYGASGHTGQFVVQEALRRGLRVVAVGRNAARLAALFPSGVECRVAALDDPAALVQAFAGCGVVIHCAGPFMDTAAPVAQAALRAGCHYIDVTAEQPSAQATFADLQAPAVAAGRVVIPAAGFYGGLADLLASALAAPGPIDEITVAMGLDRWWPTEGTRLTGERNKAPRQVVSGGRLVPLVPSPEVPDWTFAPPLATHAMVELPFSETITLAHHLQAHTIRSLINRSALADIRDASTPPPTAVDDSGRSAQRFELVVRLVQNGVARTAGVRGQDIYAVTAPLVLEAAERLLAPSFQRSGALALGEAVDPADALRALNGQALEVFGDVLPV, from the coding sequence ATGACATCCTCTATTCCTTCCATCGCGGTGTACGGTGCCAGCGGTCATACCGGCCAGTTTGTGGTGCAGGAGGCCCTGCGCCGTGGCCTGCGCGTGGTGGCGGTGGGGCGCAATGCCGCCCGGCTGGCTGCGCTGTTTCCCTCGGGTGTGGAGTGCCGCGTGGCGGCGCTGGACGATCCGGCTGCGCTGGTGCAGGCCTTTGCCGGTTGTGGCGTGGTCATTCATTGCGCGGGGCCGTTCATGGACACGGCTGCACCCGTGGCGCAGGCCGCACTGCGGGCCGGTTGCCACTACATCGACGTCACGGCAGAGCAACCCAGCGCCCAGGCCACCTTTGCCGATTTGCAGGCGCCCGCCGTCGCTGCCGGGCGCGTGGTGATTCCCGCCGCAGGTTTCTACGGCGGCCTGGCCGACCTGCTGGCTAGCGCCCTTGCCGCGCCCGGCCCCATCGACGAGATCACCGTGGCCATGGGGCTGGACCGCTGGTGGCCCACCGAAGGCACGCGGCTGACCGGCGAACGCAACAAGGCGCCGCGCCAAGTGGTGTCGGGCGGGCGCCTCGTGCCCCTGGTGCCTTCGCCCGAGGTGCCGGACTGGACCTTTGCCCCGCCCCTGGCGACCCATGCCATGGTCGAGCTGCCATTCAGCGAAACCATCACCCTGGCGCACCACCTGCAGGCCCACACCATCCGCTCGCTCATCAACCGCTCGGCCCTGGCCGACATCCGCGATGCCAGCACCCCGCCGCCCACAGCGGTGGACGACAGCGGCCGGTCGGCCCAACGTTTTGAGCTGGTGGTGCGGCTGGTGCAGAACGGTGTGGCGCGAACGGCCGGTGTGCGCGGCCAGGACATTTACGCGGTGACGGCGCCATTGGTGCTGGAGGCTGCAGAGCGCCTGCTGGCCCCATCATTCCAGCGCAGCGGGGCGTTGGCACTGGGCGAAGCGGTGGACCCTGCAGATGCGCTGCGGGCGTTGAACGGCCAGGCGCTCGAAGTGTTTGGCGATGTGTTGCCAGTTTGA
- a CDS encoding GatB/YqeY domain-containing protein, with amino-acid sequence MSLKDQITEDMKTAMRAKDSERLGTIRLLQAAMKQKEVDERVVLDDVAIVAIVDKLIKQRKDSITAFEGAGRQDLADKEKSEMAVLQAYLPERMSAEETLVAVKAIVAELGAAGPGDMGKVMGVVKTRLAGKADMGQVSAAVKAALAS; translated from the coding sequence ATGAGCCTCAAAGACCAGATCACCGAAGACATGAAAACCGCCATGCGCGCCAAGGACAGCGAGCGCCTGGGCACCATCCGCCTGCTGCAGGCCGCGATGAAGCAAAAGGAAGTGGACGAACGCGTCGTGCTGGACGATGTGGCCATCGTGGCCATCGTGGACAAGCTCATCAAGCAGCGCAAGGATTCCATCACCGCCTTTGAAGGCGCAGGCCGCCAAGACCTGGCCGACAAGGAAAAGTCCGAAATGGCGGTGCTGCAAGCCTATCTGCCCGAACGCATGTCGGCCGAAGAAACCCTGGTCGCCGTCAAAGCCATCGTGGCCGAGCTGGGCGCTGCAGGCCCCGGCGACATGGGCAAGGTCATGGGCGTAGTCAAGACCCGCCTGGCCGGCAAGGCCGACATGGGCCAGGTCTCGGCCGCCGTGAAAGCCGCGCTGGCGAGCTGA
- the rpsU gene encoding 30S ribosomal protein S21, translating to MTTIRVKENEPFDVALRRFKRTIEKLGLLTDLRAREFYEKPTAERKRKKAAAVKRHYKRVRSMQLPKKMY from the coding sequence ATGACTACGATCCGCGTAAAAGAAAACGAACCCTTTGACGTTGCACTGCGTCGCTTCAAGCGCACCATTGAAAAGCTCGGCCTGCTGACCGACCTGCGCGCCCGTGAGTTTTATGAAAAGCCCACCGCCGAGCGCAAGCGCAAGAAGGCAGCCGCCGTGAAGCGCCATTACAAGCGCGTTCGCAGCATGCAACTGCCCAAGAAGATGTACTGA
- a CDS encoding NAD(P)/FAD-dependent oxidoreductase — protein sequence MSIPFYDAIVIGAGAAGLFCAAQAGQRGLRVLLIDHADKVAEKIRISGGGRCNFTNRDLDPAAPHKHFVGQNPQFCRSALSRYTPADFIALVQKHGIAFHEKHKGQLFADRSAEDIIAMLLAECAAGGVTHWQPCGVKKIAFSAPGADAQSAGSYQMDTDRGPVAARSLVIATGGLSIPKIGATDFGYRLAQQFGIALIERRPGLVPLTFDGAGWAPYAQLAGLALPVQISTGSKKNRMAFDEDLLFTHRGLSGPAVLQISSYWQEGTPLAINLAPTVDLPAALAQAKARSRKLIANEVATLVPSRLADAWAQREADWQRPINEASDKALARLAEQLARWELTPTGTEGYKKAEVTLGGVDTRVLSQQTMECKTQPGLYFIGEVVDVTGWLGGYNFQWAWASAHACAQALPA from the coding sequence GTGTCCATTCCTTTTTACGACGCCATCGTCATCGGTGCCGGCGCCGCCGGCCTGTTCTGCGCCGCCCAGGCCGGCCAGCGCGGCCTGAGAGTTCTGCTCATCGACCATGCCGACAAGGTGGCCGAAAAGATTCGCATCTCGGGCGGCGGGCGCTGCAACTTCACCAACCGCGACCTCGACCCCGCCGCGCCGCACAAACACTTTGTGGGGCAGAACCCGCAGTTCTGCCGCTCGGCGCTGTCGCGCTACACACCGGCGGACTTCATCGCGCTGGTGCAAAAGCACGGCATTGCCTTTCATGAAAAGCACAAGGGCCAGCTGTTTGCCGACCGCTCGGCCGAGGACATCATCGCCATGCTGCTGGCGGAATGCGCCGCCGGTGGCGTCACGCACTGGCAACCCTGCGGTGTCAAAAAAATAGCCTTTTCAGCCCCTGGCGCCGATGCACAAAGCGCAGGAAGCTATCAAATGGATACCGATCGCGGGCCGGTAGCAGCGCGCTCGCTGGTGATTGCCACCGGCGGCCTGTCGATCCCCAAGATCGGCGCCACCGACTTTGGCTATCGGCTGGCGCAGCAGTTCGGCATTGCGCTCATAGAACGCCGCCCGGGCCTCGTGCCGCTGACCTTTGACGGTGCGGGCTGGGCCCCCTATGCGCAGCTGGCGGGGCTGGCTTTGCCGGTGCAGATCAGCACCGGTAGCAAGAAAAACCGCATGGCGTTTGACGAAGACCTGCTGTTCACCCACCGTGGCCTCTCGGGCCCGGCGGTGCTGCAGATATCGAGCTACTGGCAAGAAGGCACACCACTGGCCATCAACCTGGCACCCACGGTGGACTTGCCCGCCGCGCTGGCGCAGGCCAAGGCCCGCTCACGCAAGCTGATCGCCAATGAGGTGGCCACGTTGGTCCCGAGCCGCCTGGCCGACGCCTGGGCCCAGCGCGAGGCCGATTGGCAGCGCCCCATCAACGAGGCCAGCGACAAGGCCCTGGCGCGGCTGGCCGAGCAACTGGCGCGCTGGGAGCTCACGCCCACGGGCACCGAGGGCTACAAAAAGGCCGAGGTCACGCTGGGCGGCGTGGACACGCGCGTGCTGTCCCAGCAGACCATGGAGTGCAAGACGCAGCCCGGCCTGTACTTCATTGGCGAGGTGGTCGACGTGACGGGCTGGCTGGGTGGCTACAACTTTCAGTGGGCCTGGGCCAGCGCCCACGCCTGTGCCCAGGCGCTGCCCGCTTGA
- a CDS encoding acyl-CoA thioesterase, whose amino-acid sequence MNIPSHQLSMTVLMSPDMANFSGNVHGGAILKLLDQVAYSCASRYSACYVVTLSVDQVMFLQPIHVGELVTFLASVNYTGASSMEVGIKVVAEDIRSQVVRHVNSCFFTMVAVDEARKPVKVPPLAPSTPDERRRWDAALLRKSLRKELAMRFEQARLAPGAAQPV is encoded by the coding sequence ATGAACATCCCCTCCCACCAGCTCAGCATGACCGTGCTGATGTCCCCCGACATGGCCAATTTTTCGGGCAACGTGCACGGCGGCGCCATTTTGAAGCTGCTCGACCAGGTGGCGTATTCCTGCGCCAGCCGCTATTCGGCCTGCTATGTGGTCACGCTGAGCGTGGACCAGGTGATGTTTCTGCAGCCCATCCATGTGGGCGAACTGGTGACGTTTCTCGCCAGCGTCAACTACACGGGCGCATCGTCGATGGAGGTGGGCATCAAGGTGGTGGCCGAAGACATCCGCTCGCAGGTGGTGCGGCATGTGAACAGCTGCTTTTTCACGATGGTGGCGGTGGACGAGGCGCGCAAACCGGTGAAGGTGCCGCCCCTGGCGCCTTCCACGCCCGATGAGCGCCGCCGCTGGGACGCCGCACTGCTGCGCAAATCGCTTCGCAAGGAGCTGGCCATGCGCTTTGAGCAGGCACGCCTGGCGCCGGGTGCAGCGCAGCCGGTCTGA
- the cobA gene encoding uroporphyrinogen-III C-methyltransferase, whose protein sequence is MKPTVPATSLPPPATSGGTCTLVGAGPGDPELLTIKALKAIQAATVLLVDDLVSDAVVAHASPTARIVYVGKRGGCKSTPQAFIEKLMLMAVNEGENVVRLKGGDPFIFGRGGEEVEHLRAAGVPVTVINGITAGLAGLTSLGAPLTHREHAHGVVFITGHAKPGDAGTDWRQLAATARDARLTLVIYMGVSGAAQIEQDLLTGLPPETPVAIIQHASLPQQRHAITTLGSLHATITREGLASPSVIVVGDVVRGVALASHALPAAARRRAG, encoded by the coding sequence ATGAAACCCACCGTGCCCGCCACCAGCCTGCCGCCGCCAGCCACCTCCGGGGGAACATGCACGCTGGTGGGCGCGGGCCCGGGCGACCCGGAACTTCTCACCATCAAGGCCCTCAAGGCCATCCAGGCGGCCACCGTGCTGCTGGTGGATGACCTGGTGAGCGATGCCGTCGTGGCGCACGCATCGCCCACGGCGCGCATCGTCTATGTGGGCAAGCGCGGCGGCTGCAAGAGCACGCCGCAGGCCTTCATCGAAAAGCTGATGCTCATGGCCGTGAACGAAGGCGAGAACGTGGTGCGCCTCAAGGGGGGCGACCCGTTCATCTTTGGCCGTGGTGGCGAAGAGGTCGAGCACCTGCGTGCAGCGGGTGTGCCGGTCACCGTCATCAACGGCATCACGGCGGGCCTGGCGGGCCTGACCTCGCTGGGCGCGCCGCTCACGCACCGCGAACATGCCCACGGCGTGGTCTTCATCACCGGCCACGCCAAGCCCGGCGATGCCGGAACCGACTGGCGCCAGCTGGCCGCCACCGCGCGCGATGCCCGGCTCACACTGGTCATCTACATGGGTGTGAGCGGCGCAGCGCAGATCGAGCAAGATCTGCTCACCGGCCTGCCACCCGAAACACCCGTAGCCATCATCCAGCACGCCAGCCTGCCCCAGCAGCGCCATGCCATCACCACGCTGGGCAGTTTGCACGCCACCATCACGCGCGAAGGGCTGGCCAGCCCCTCGGTGATCGTGGTGGGCGATGTGGTGCGGGGCGTGGCGCTGGCATCGCACGCGCTGCCCGCTGCCGCACGCCGCCGCGCGGGCTGA
- the ybiB gene encoding DNA-binding protein YbiB yields the protein MGISQYIKEIGRGPRGSKPLTREQAADLFGQVLDGAASDLEVGAFCLAMRIKGETAEEMCGFLDATHSRMALLPASDRPLVVLPSYNGARKLPVLTPLLALLLAREGLPVLLHGMRTEKRRVLASDVLLALGIPALTAPEKISTGSVAHIDTRHLHAGLARLLAVREVVGLRNAGHSAVKIMNPCAGAAVVVTSYTHPEYYDMLQATFGAMHMTALLSRGLEGEVAADPRRTPRYDAFVAGVHQLLQEQQPGTAPDVPGLPTEIDIDTTARYTRQVLDGHLPVPAALAQQVEHILRLAAQTTSTPSPTP from the coding sequence ATGGGCATTAGCCAGTACATCAAGGAAATCGGCCGTGGGCCACGCGGCTCCAAGCCGCTCACGCGGGAGCAGGCGGCCGACCTGTTCGGCCAGGTGCTAGACGGCGCCGCCAGCGACCTGGAGGTTGGCGCCTTCTGCCTGGCCATGCGCATCAAGGGCGAAACGGCTGAGGAAATGTGCGGTTTTCTTGACGCCACCCACAGCCGCATGGCGCTGCTGCCCGCCAGCGACCGCCCCCTGGTCGTGCTGCCCAGCTACAACGGTGCGCGCAAGCTGCCCGTGCTGACGCCGCTGCTGGCACTGCTTCTGGCGCGCGAGGGGTTGCCCGTGCTGCTGCACGGCATGCGCACCGAAAAACGCCGGGTTTTGGCATCCGATGTGCTGCTGGCGCTTGGTATTCCTGCGCTAACAGCTCCTGAAAAAATATCAACCGGAAGCGTGGCCCATATCGATACCCGGCACCTGCACGCCGGCCTGGCACGCCTGCTGGCCGTGCGCGAAGTAGTGGGGCTGCGCAACGCGGGGCACAGCGCCGTGAAGATCATGAACCCCTGCGCGGGCGCCGCCGTGGTGGTGACCAGCTACACCCATCCCGAGTATTACGACATGCTGCAGGCCACCTTTGGCGCCATGCACATGACCGCCCTGCTCTCGCGCGGCCTCGAAGGCGAGGTGGCGGCCGACCCGCGCCGCACGCCCCGCTACGACGCCTTCGTGGCCGGGGTGCACCAGCTGCTGCAAGAGCAGCAACCCGGCACCGCGCCCGATGTGCCAGGCCTGCCCACCGAGATTGACATCGACACCACCGCGCGTTACACCCGGCAGGTTCTGGACGGCCACCTGCCCGTTCCAGCAGCGCTGGCGCAGCAGGTGGAACACATATTGCGTCTGGCTGCACAAACCACATCGACCCCATCGCCAACACCATGA
- a CDS encoding nitrate reductase, translated as MQETKSTCPYCGVGCGVIIESEGAQITGVRGDPTHPANFGRLCTKGSTLHLTATSPITLQTRLLHPLHRAQRNAAALPLPWESALAMAADKFANTIAQHGPDAVGFYVSGQLLTEDYYVFNKLAKGLIGTNNIDTNSRLCMSSAVAGYKSTLGADAPPACYDDLNHAQCLFIVGSNTAWAHPVLFRRIEDARAANPGMKLIVADPRRTDTAGMADLFLPIQPGSDVMLFNGMLHLMLWEGWIDAAFIAAHTTGFDELKALVRDATPERVAQVCGISVADLTTAAKWFATSKATLSLYCQGLNQSSSGTAKNAALINLHLATGQIGKPGAGPFSLTGQPNAMGGREVGGMANLLSAHRDLANPQHRAEVAALWGVADVPSQPGKTAVEMFQAAADGEVKALWIACTNPAQSMPDQATVRRALQRAEFVVVQEAFATAETAQFADLLLPATTWGEKTGTVTNSERRISRVRTAVPAPGLARHDWAIAVQFAHQLEARLRPGQPTLFPYTTDHADQGAEMVWNEHRESTRGRDLDITGLSWDLLESQGPQQWPLPEGAASGKARLYEDGIFPTSDGRARFAAHAWQPTAEQRDSRYPFSLTTGRLRDQWHGMTRTGTLGRLFGHVAEPSVQLHPQDMERRGLKNGDLVHVTSKRGSIVVPVQADATLGLSQAFIAMHWGSEFLSGCSSTGERLAGVNALTTSAFCPTSKQPELKHAAVKVLKAELPWTLLAMAWLPADRALAAREALSALMAQFPVFQFTSCVPFSNNTPLGEPGRERVGVLLRAAAHEAPPDAMVERIESLLGLATTDTLRYADKKRGQRRAARLARHGDNTTLEGIVLAGDTSAEGWLKTLLQEELPAQTYGRLLLVPGAKAPVAVQSRGKPVCTCFNVTDTAINAKLAQCHGTDDDRLAQLQGQLRCGTQCGSCLPELKRMVRAAGPLAPKPLAQAAI; from the coding sequence ATGCAAGAAACCAAATCCACCTGCCCCTACTGCGGCGTAGGCTGCGGCGTGATCATCGAATCCGAAGGCGCGCAAATCACCGGTGTGCGCGGCGACCCCACCCACCCCGCCAACTTCGGCCGCCTGTGCACCAAGGGCTCGACCCTGCACCTCACTGCCACCAGCCCCATCACACTGCAGACCCGTCTGCTGCACCCCCTGCACCGCGCGCAGCGCAACGCAGCAGCACTGCCTCTACCGTGGGAATCAGCGCTGGCAATGGCCGCAGACAAATTCGCCAACACCATCGCACAGCATGGCCCCGATGCCGTGGGCTTTTACGTCAGCGGCCAGCTGCTCACCGAGGACTATTACGTCTTCAACAAGCTGGCCAAGGGCCTGATCGGCACCAACAACATCGACACCAACTCGCGCCTGTGCATGAGCAGCGCCGTGGCGGGCTACAAGAGCACGCTGGGCGCCGACGCGCCGCCCGCCTGCTATGACGATTTGAACCACGCGCAGTGCCTGTTCATCGTGGGCAGCAACACGGCCTGGGCCCACCCTGTGCTGTTCCGCCGCATCGAAGACGCACGCGCCGCCAACCCGGGCATGAAGCTCATCGTGGCCGATCCGCGCCGCACCGACACCGCCGGCATGGCCGACCTGTTTTTGCCCATACAGCCGGGCAGCGACGTGATGCTGTTCAACGGCATGCTGCACCTGATGCTGTGGGAGGGCTGGATCGACGCGGCTTTCATTGCCGCACACACCACAGGTTTCGATGAACTCAAGGCCCTGGTGCGCGACGCCACACCCGAGCGCGTGGCGCAGGTGTGCGGCATCTCGGTGGCCGACCTGACCACGGCCGCAAAGTGGTTTGCAACGTCCAAAGCCACGCTGAGCCTCTACTGCCAGGGCCTCAACCAGAGCAGCAGCGGCACCGCCAAGAACGCCGCGCTCATCAACCTGCACCTGGCCACGGGCCAGATCGGCAAGCCCGGCGCGGGGCCGTTCAGCCTGACCGGCCAACCCAACGCCATGGGCGGGCGCGAGGTGGGTGGCATGGCCAATTTGCTCAGCGCGCACCGTGATCTGGCCAACCCCCAGCACCGTGCCGAAGTGGCCGCGCTGTGGGGCGTGGCCGATGTGCCCAGCCAGCCCGGCAAGACAGCGGTAGAAATGTTCCAGGCCGCTGCCGATGGCGAGGTCAAGGCCCTGTGGATTGCCTGCACCAACCCCGCGCAAAGCATGCCCGACCAGGCCACCGTGCGCCGCGCGCTGCAGCGCGCCGAGTTCGTGGTGGTGCAGGAGGCCTTTGCCACGGCTGAAACCGCGCAATTCGCCGACCTGCTGCTGCCCGCCACCACCTGGGGCGAAAAAACCGGCACCGTGACCAACAGCGAGCGCCGCATTTCCCGCGTGCGCACTGCCGTGCCCGCACCCGGCCTGGCGCGCCACGACTGGGCCATTGCGGTGCAGTTTGCGCACCAGCTCGAGGCACGCCTGCGCCCCGGCCAGCCCACGCTGTTTCCCTACACCACCGACCACGCCGACCAGGGCGCTGAAATGGTGTGGAACGAACACCGCGAAAGCACGCGCGGGCGCGACCTGGACATCACCGGGTTGTCGTGGGACCTGCTCGAATCCCAAGGCCCGCAGCAATGGCCACTGCCTGAGGGTGCAGCCTCGGGCAAGGCCCGCCTGTACGAAGACGGCATCTTCCCCACCAGCGACGGCCGCGCACGCTTTGCAGCACATGCCTGGCAACCCACCGCCGAACAACGCGACTCGCGCTACCCCTTCAGCCTGACCACCGGCCGCCTGCGCGACCAGTGGCACGGCATGACCCGCACCGGCACCCTGGGCCGCCTGTTCGGCCATGTGGCCGAGCCCAGCGTGCAACTGCACCCGCAGGACATGGAACGACGCGGCCTGAAAAACGGTGACCTCGTGCATGTGACCAGCAAGCGCGGCTCCATCGTGGTGCCCGTGCAGGCCGATGCCACGCTGGGCCTGTCGCAGGCCTTCATAGCCATGCACTGGGGCAGCGAATTCTTGAGCGGCTGCTCCTCCACCGGCGAACGGCTGGCGGGCGTGAATGCGCTCACCACCTCGGCGTTCTGCCCCACCTCCAAACAGCCCGAGCTGAAACACGCCGCCGTCAAAGTGCTCAAGGCCGAACTGCCGTGGACGCTACTGGCCATGGCCTGGCTGCCCGCTGACAGGGCATTGGCTGCGCGCGAAGCCTTGTCCGCACTCATGGCACAGTTTCCCGTCTTCCAGTTCACCAGTTGTGTGCCCTTCAGCAACAACACGCCGCTGGGTGAACCCGGGCGCGAGCGCGTGGGTGTGCTGCTGCGCGCCGCCGCGCACGAGGCCCCGCCGGACGCCATGGTGGAACGCATCGAATCCCTGCTGGGCCTGGCCACCACCGACACGCTGCGCTACGCCGACAAGAAGCGCGGCCAGCGCCGCGCGGCGCGGCTGGCACGCCATGGGGACAACACCACGCTGGAAGGCATCGTGCTGGCGGGTGACACCAGCGCCGAAGGCTGGCTCAAGACCCTGCTGCAAGAAGAACTGCCCGCACAGACCTATGGCCGCCTGCTGCTGGTGCCCGGCGCCAAGGCACCCGTGGCGGTGCAGTCGCGCGGCAAGCCGGTGTGCACCTGCTTCAACGTGACCGACACCGCCATCAACGCGAAGCTGGCCCAATGCCACGGCACCGACGACGACCGCCTGGCCCAGCTGCAAGGCCAACTGCGCTGCGGCACCCAATGCGGCTCGTGCCTGCCCGAACTCAAGCGCATGGTGCGCGCCGCGGGGCCGCTGGCGCCCAAGCCGCTGGCGCAGGCCGCCATATAA
- the nirD gene encoding nitrite reductase small subunit NirD: MNAWKLICRVEDIPVLGSRRVAREKGLDVAVFRNDAGGVFALLDRCPHKGGPLSQGIVFGTQVACPMHNWTIGLCDGQAAAPDEGCTPKFAVRVEDGAVYMDSQELASVATDLTRPVAGPARRTVGV, encoded by the coding sequence ATGAATGCCTGGAAACTGATCTGCCGCGTGGAAGACATCCCGGTGCTCGGCTCGCGCCGCGTCGCCCGCGAAAAGGGCCTGGATGTGGCGGTTTTCCGCAACGATGCGGGCGGCGTTTTTGCGCTGCTGGACCGCTGCCCGCACAAGGGCGGGCCGCTGAGCCAAGGCATTGTGTTTGGCACGCAGGTGGCTTGCCCGATGCACAACTGGACGATTGGCTTGTGCGATGGGCAGGCGGCGGCGCCGGATGAGGGGTGCACGCCGAAGTTTGCGGTGAGGGTGGAGGATGGGGCGGTGTATATGGATTCGCAGGAGTTGGCATCTGTAGCGACCGATCTGACCCGGCCTGTGGCGGGGCCTGCACGCAGGACTGTGGGGGTTTGA